The Theileria orientalis strain Shintoku DNA, chromosome 2, complete genome genome has a window encoding:
- a CDS encoding uncharacterized protein (phosphatidylinositol-4-phosphate 5-kinase family protein): protein MNAAVSNSGKSQKGMAKICTKLVNKSVGIHKNKNSVKQRGCVDYNSRIQLYGEESEELTRLDSMDLEIDENMLKVCKIYLKQSLYNDCKLVKLNPNYVEHIVELIFNLGFLAKRGHFMRDILDLINLLEVPESVLNLLGMNRNHRLSIFKGVAFRGELSHPEMKTELKRLCENYVPNDAASLLSAKSISCISKVGSKVMNKLSFALNCGIMHSPDKDKGIEKCIGECEKFCFLSRGVTIATLTFAENFKGFTIFISKRMIKSENLRRIEELIKISIVRLQGIVEELELIKNLNGTFEVDTKVFERDHRQSSVCENFSDYLDTLLGNKPRGMTTPSPRSTLNYFSCEMYYNKVVESEISCSEYRKLTRLQCFKYYTKMNELCTTPSFETVPIGRYAEGEFLSDFIGKITNALKINKCVASQSCSESYINHQLHFETAYSNVENMRLSLTFQMASEKYAHQGINVKTFCSKCNHSSIHSVQDLTLGRFLQLLMFNRAYRAKCDHALFQSSKFSVLAESYSITFNLSPVSIYKVAPEFNEPYYNCTRDTMEVLLRNGTMLDRRLQLLSNKVESMVHRPQGRRVYDTVTENLHNLVNYDIERRLPCICRLRSPEGESGLSRSQWVSSIEGLKFEEFIRKFERHSAFGIELNHRLYEKIKGSMERGAALHACEECGANSYTTVADVDLLNWLYILVHVINSFESKIVKLKAGLEKIMSYSEEIAGFCRSVERAEKDLIGVFEQCTALMVYHKHFCPREPMHAFTVAKAFFVGFYNVFESLEEEYSAISHVEKVASVKIVEYDKTNVVIVHSFGKEAASYEKIDFTKIEGLEKEEEEDTYTAYNIDEFLTFSQYFAVLSGIEDLASKVKKKSAYFRMVSKIRLKREGNQSIICEDYKPIVTPNRDVANILSNALLKYTEYMREWSPEYEEYESEDYVGGRERRRGLFHDQVSLRILVGSVEKCIFKLEVHLEEESGYTSRSMELKKIYTTKNWENLSKFDDIVLKTLFDSEGGSAVRTKVKLKKNKESEGKKWKSAVPFYGLPIIYTNSNMLNYKRMDMKSEDGDHGLWEESNGGFDGKGEGSDEGRMATSYKGSEYLSSAFIKNAMKLSVEQKMLIKYIVANNSSVIIGDGGGLTGDSVEVNGVNAKSESEVLDVYWGPYRITVFYGREFEGLRKRFCGDLMNYARSLCRSTRMRSTGKSGSPIFMTYDGNYTIKLINKYEIGLFIAQGREFFEYFKKNETLMSLPYGLYKVTHLKTNSSINCFVMQNIDHFHNESKISFDLKGIALKRYISISRESVTPTSLSTTYNYAHSSFSDSEAKGKEGEGKDQSVLMSSGGSYVLLDQNFKLYTKGCPIQLNYESINLINERLKSDLNFLSSINIVDYSMLLRISPSQSVITLGIIDFLRPYTWDKQIETVGKRLANIGQEPTIVSPNEYKTRFFNFIQRTFVYPYGVRGQKESPEPGGQRATGDNINYMYQIRPYRQCRQCSAMRYMYSNEHFACLKYYMALLSPEVMQYLHLVMREKGGETTRSLEAPARGGFAEGPGKREAHRERLDRLVSAIERAYQSPTINWSLVI from the exons atgaaTGCCGCTGTAAGTAATAGCGGTAAATCGCAAAAGGGAATGGCCAAAATCTGCACCAAGCTCGTGAACAAAAGCGTAGGAatacacaaaaataaaaattcagTAAAGCAAAGAGGTTGTGTTGATTATAACTCTAGAATACAGTTGTACGGAGAGGAATCTGAAGAGTTGACAAGATTAGACTCGATGGATTTGGAAATTGACGAGAATATGCTGAaggtgtgtaaaatatacctGAAGCAATCACTGTACAACGACTGTAAACTGGTGAAGCTGAACCCGAATTACGTAGAACACATAGTGGAGTTGATATTTAACCTGGGATTTCTGGCGAAAAGAGGACACTTCATGAGAGATATACTGGACCTGATAAACCTGCTGGAAGTGCCGGAGAGTGTGTTGAATTTACTGGGAATGAACAGAAATCACAGGCTCTCAATATTTAAAGGAGTGGCATTCAGAGGAGAGTTGTCGCATCCGGAAATGAAGACGGAGCTAAAAAGAT TGTGTGAAAATTATGTGCCGAACGACGCAGCGTCACTGCTGTCAGCAAAGAGTATAAGCTGCATAAGCAAAGTGGGCAGTAAAGTGATGAATAAACTGTCATTCGCACTCAACTGCGGAATTATGCACTCGCCGGACAAGGATAAGGGAATAGAGAAGTGCATAGGAGAGTGCGAAAAGTTTTGTTTCCTGAGCAGAGGAGTGACCATAGCAACACTGACGTTCGCAGAGAACTTCAAGGGCTTCACAATATTCATATCGAAGAGAATGATTAAGTCGGAAAACCTGCGAAGAATCGAGGAACTCATAAAAATATCGATAGTGAGGCTGCAGGGAATagtggaggagctggagttAATCAAAAACCTGAACGGAACGTTCGAAGTGGACACGAAGGTGTTCGAGAGAGACCACAGGCAGAGCAGCGTATGCGAAAACTTCTCAGACTACCTGGACACGCTCCTGGGAAATAAGCCGAGGGGGATGACGACGCCCTCGCCAAGGTCGACGCTGAACTACTTCTCATGCGAAATGTACTACAACAAAGTAGTGGAGTCGGAAATCAGCTGCAGCGAGTACAGGAAGCTGACGAGACTTCAGTGCTTCAAGTACTACACGAAGATGAATGAGCTGTGCACGACGCCGTCCTTTGAAACGGTGCCAATAGGAAGGTACGCAGAGGGAGAGTTCCTGAGCGACTTCATAGGCAAAATCACGAATGCGCTGAAAATCAACAAGTGCGTGGCGAGCCAGAGCTGCTCGGAGTCGTACATCAACCACCAGCTGCACTTTGAAACGGCGTACTCGAACGTGGAAAACATGCGGCTGTCGCTGACCTTCCAAATGGCCTCGGAAAAGTACGCTCACCAGGGGATCAACGTGAAGACGTTCTGCAGCAAGTGCAACCACTCGAGCATACACAGCGTCCAGGACCTGACGCTCGGAAGGTtcctgcagctgctgatgTTCAACAGGGCATACAGAGCGAAGTGCGACCACGCGCTCTTCCAGAGCAGCAAGTTCTCAGTGCTGGCGGAAAGCTACTCGATCACGTTTAACCTGAGCCCAGTCTCGATCTACAAAGTGGCGCCGGAGTTCAACGAGCCTTACTACAACTGCACGCGCGACACCATGGAGGTGCTTCTAAGGAACGGAACGATGCTGGACAGAAggctgcagctgctgtcAAACAAAGTGGAGAGTATGGTACACAGGCCACAGGGAAGAAGG GTCTACGACACGGTGACGGAGAACTTGCACAACCTGGTAAACTACGACATCGAGAGGCGCCTCCCGTGCATATGTAGGCTGAGGAGCCCAGAGGGAGAGAGCGGGCTTAGTAGGAGTCAGTGGGTTAGCAGCATAGAAGGGCTTAAGTTCGAGGAGTTCATAAGGAAGTTTGAAAGGCACTCAGCATTCGGAATAGAGCTGAACCACAGACTGTACGAAAAGATAAAGGGCTCAATGGAAAGAGGAGCTGCATTGCACGCGTGCGAAGAGTGCGGAGCGAATAGTTACACGACAGTGGCAGACGTGGACCTGCTAAACTGGCTGTACATCCTGGTGCACGTGATCAACTCGTTCGaaagtaaaatagttaagTTGAAGGCAGGACTGGAGAAGATAATGAGTTACTCGGAGGAGATAGCAGGCTTCTGCAGAAGCGTCGAGAGAGCGGAGAAGGACCTGATAGGAGTGTTCGAGCAGTGCACAGCGCTGATGGTCTACCACAAGCACTTCTGCCCGAGAGAGCCGATGCACGCCTTCACAGTGGCAAAGGCGTTCTTCGTGGGATTCTACAACGTATTCGAGTCGCTGGAGGAAGAGTACTCGGCAATATCGCACGTGGAAAAGGTGGCCTCAGTGAAGATAGTGGAGTACGACAAGACGAACGTGGTGATAGTGCACAGCTTCGGCAAAGAAGCAGCCTCGTACGAAAAAATCGACTTCACAAA AATAGAAGGgctggaaaaggaagaagaggaggacaCGTACACAGCATACAACATAGACGAGTTCCTGACGTTTTCGCAGTACTTCGCAGTACTCTCGGGAATAGAGGACCTGGCGtcgaaggtgaagaagaagagcgCGTACTTCAGAATGGTCTCGAAGATAAGGCTGAAGCGAGAAGGGAACCAGTCGATAATATGCGAGGACTACAAGCCGATAGTGACGCCGAACAGAGACGTAGCAAACATACTGTCAAACGCACTGCT CAAGTACACAGAGTACATGAGAGAGTGGTCGCCGGAGTACGAAGAGTATGAGAGCGAAGACTACGTAGGTGGACGcgagagaagaagagggCTGTTCCACGATCAAGTGTCACTGAGAATCCTGGTAGGAAGCGTTGaaaagtgtatatttaaGTTGGAAGTGCACTTGGAAGAAGAGAGTGGATACACAAGTAGGAGTatggagctgaagaaaatatatacaacgAAAAATTGGGAAAATTTGAGTAAATTTGATGATATAGTTTTGAAAACGCTGTTTGATAGCGAGGGTGGCTCTGCAGTGAGAACGAAAGTTAAATTGAAGAAAAACAAGGAGAGTGAAgggaaaaaatggaagtCTGCAGTACCATTTTACGGACTTCcaataatatacacgaATTCGAACATGCTTAACTACAAGAGAATGGATATGAAGAGTGAAGATGGCGACCACGGCTTATGGGAAGAAAGCAATGGAGGCTTCGATGGAAAGGGTGAGGGAAGTGATGAGGGAAGAATGGCGACAAGTTATAAGGGTAGTGAGTATCTGTCAAGCgcatttataaaaaacgCCATGAAGCTAAGTGTGGAGCAGAAGATGCTCATTAAGTATATTGTCGCCAATAATTCATCAGTGATTATTGGAGA TGGTGGCGGATTAACAGGAGATAGTGTAGAAGTAAACGGTGTGAATGCGAAGAGCGAAAGTGAAGTGTTGGATGTGTACTGGGGGCCATACCGCATAACGGTATTCTACGGAAGGGAGTTCGAAGGTCTGAGGAAAAGGTTCTGCGGAGACTTAATGAACTACGCAAGGTCGCTGTGCAGAAGCACGAGGATGAGGAGCACGGGAAAGAGCGGATCGCCAATCTTTATGACCTACGACGGAAACTACACAATCAAGTTGATCAACAAGTACGAAATAGGACTGTTTATAGCGCAGGGGAGAGAGTTCTTTGAGTACTTTAAGAAAAATGAGACTCTGATGAGTCTGCCGTACGGACTGTATAAAGTGACGCACCTGAAGACGAACAGCAGCATCAACTGCTTCGTTATGCAGAACATAGACCACTTCCACAACGAAAGTAAAATCAGCTTTGACCTCAAGGGAATAGCGCTGAAGAGGTACATCAGCATAAGCAGGGAGAGCGTGACGCCCACAAGTTTGAGCACAACATACAACTACGCGCACTCGTCGTTCAGCGACTCGGAAGCCAAGGGGAAGGAGGGAGAAGGCAAAGATCAGAGCGTGCTGATGAGCAGCGGAGGAAGCTACGTGCTCCTGGACCAGAACTTTAAGCTGTACACGAAGGGGTGTCCAATACAGCTGAACTACGAATCAATCAACCTGATCAACGAGAGACTGAAGAGCGATTTGAACTTCCTGTCGAGCATAAACATAGTGGACTACTCAATGCTGCTGAGAATATCGCCCTCGCAATCAGTGATAACGCTGGGAATAATAGACTTTCTGAG GCCGTACACGTGGGATAAGCAGATAGAAACGGTGGGCAAGCGGTTGGCGAACATAGGACAGGAGCCGACGATAGTGTCGCCGAACGAATATAAAACGAGGTTCTTCAACTTCATACAGAGAACATTCGTGTACCCGTACGGAGTGAGAGGCCAGAAGGAGAGCCCGGAGCCCGGAGGCCAGAGGGCGACTGGCGATAACATAAACTACATGTACCAAATAAGGCCGTACAGACAGTGCAGGCAGTGCAGCGCAATGAGGTACATGTACTCCAACGAACACTTCGCGTGCCTGAAGTACTACATGGCGCTGCTGTCGCCAGAAGTGATGCAATACCTGCACCTGGTAATGAGGGAGAAGGGAGGAGAGACCACGAGGTCGCTGGAGGCGCCGGCTCGAGGGGGATTTGCTGAAGGGCCAGGAAAACGCGAAGCGCACAGAGAACGTCTGGACAGGCTGGTGAGCGCAATAGAGCGTGCGTACCAATCGCCGACGATCAACTGGAGCCTAGTAATATAG
- a CDS encoding actin II codes for MSDETLAIIIDTGSSLTKAGFAGSETPKVRFPTLVGLDGSDDPLVGNAVLEKWEGLDVYRPIQHGIVRNWALAEAVWRHAFSNELKISQEEHPVLLTEPPLSPKFHRELCCQLFFETFGVPALYLATTSLLSMYGSSKTSGLVLDIGEGVAHSVLIHEGCIMPYAITRLDIGGFDLTTQIVKSVERLRRNTPYDRKLAKDIKEACCYVPQDFEGKLKEFESNPGANSKTYKLPDGTAVELGKECITCPEILFKPELSGRTCPNLPEICYHSVRMCEPELHRTMLSTILVTGGTSLFSGFLERCEKEISSLVNRNVPVKVINSPQPRDISVWVGGSIVANLQSFQQMWITKEEYDEAGPTVIHRKCF; via the exons ATGTCCGACGAAACTTTGGCAATAATTATAGACACGGGTTCTTCTCTTACGAAGGCCGGGTTCGCCGGTTCTGAAACTCCCAAAGTTCGCTTTCCCACTCTGGTTGGAC TTGACGGATCTGATGATCCCTTGGTCGGCAATGCTGTTTTGGAGAAGTGGGAAGGTCTGGATGTGTACAGGCCCATTCAGCATGGCATCGTCAGGAACTG GGCCCTCGCCGAGGCCGTGTGGCGCCACGCCTTTTCAAACGAGCTGAAGATATCGCAGGAGGAGCACCCCGTCCTCTTGACTGAGCCTCCCCTGAGTCCGAAGTTCCACCGCGAGCTCTGCTGTCAGCTGTTTTTTGAGACTTTCGGCGTCCCCGCCCTCTACTTGGCCACCACCTCGCTCCTGTCCATGTACGGGTCGAGCAAGACCAGCGGGCTGGTGCTCGACATCGGCGAGGGCGTTGCCCACTCCGTCCTCATTCACGAGGGCTGCATCATGCCCTACGCCATCACCAGGCTCGACATTGGCGGCTTCGACCTGACCACTCAGATCGTCAAGAGTGTCGAGCGGCTTCGGAGGAACACTCCCTACGATCGCAAGCTTGCCAAGGACATAAAGGAGGCCTGCTGCTACGTCCCTCAGGACTTCGAGGGCAAGCTCAAGGAGTTTGAGTCGAACCCTGGCGCCAACTCCAAGACCTACAAGTTGCCTGACGGCACTGCCGTTGAGCTTGGCAAGGAGTGCATCACTTGTCCTGAGATTCTCTTCAAGCCTGAGCTTTCTGGCAGGACCTGCCCCAATCTTCCTGAGATTTGCTACCACTCAGTCCGCATGTGCGAGCCTGAGCTTCACCGCACCATGCTTTCCACCATTCTCGTCACTGGCGGCACTTCTCTGTTCAGCGGCTTTTTGGAGCGGTGTGAGAAGGAGATTTCTTCTCTCGTAAACCGCAACGTTCCTGTCAAGGTCATAAACTCACCTCAGCCTCGTGACATATCCGTCTGGGTCGGCGGCTCCATCGTTGCCAACCTTCAGAGTTTTCAGCAGATGTGGATCACCAAGGAGGAGTATGACGAGGCTGGCCCTACTGTGATACATCGCAAGTGTTTTTAA
- a CDS encoding deoxyhypusine synthase yields the protein MDHKSSEMEESIPKVALEAILHENVEVTDDMLPVKGIHYEKDLKIDTLLEKFKNFGFQATNLGFASEMIEKMLSWRLSDEEVTEDEVGTPYEDPEVRRRTKCTIWVSFTSNMISCGLREAFVYMAKNKLVDVFVTSGGGVEEDLIKCLGNTYIGKFNLDGADLREKGWNRIGNLLLPNENYCAFEDWLQPILDDMHKEQVEKGKIWTPSSFIDLMGERINDESSLYYWCHKNRIPVFCPGLTDGSIGDNLYFHTYRKDAPDTLYLDVVKDVRTVNDLAVKCKKSGIIILGGGLPKHHVCNANLMRNGADYAVYISTAQEYDGSDSGANPDEAVSWGKIKAHTDPVKVHADASLVFPLLVAGVFKKHEKRQYE from the coding sequence ATGGATCACAAAAGTAGTGAAATGGAAGAATCTATTCCAAAAGTTGCTCTAGAGGCAATTCTCCACGAAAATGTGGAAGTTACAGATGATATGCTTCCAGTTAAAGGGATTCACTATGAAAAGGATTTAAAGATAGATacgctgctggagaagtttaaaaacttCGGATTCCAAGCAACAAATCTAGGATTTGCGTCAGAAATGATAGAAAAGATGCTATCCTGGCGTCTCTCAGATGAAGAAGTGACAGAAGATGAGGTAGGAACGCCATATGAGGACCCGGAAGtgagaaggaggacgaaGTGTACAATATGGGTGTCCTTCACGTCGAACATGATATCGTGCGGACTGAGGGAAGCGTTCGTGTACATGGCGAAGAATAAGCTGGTGGACGTGTTCGTGACGAGCGGAGGAGGAgtggaggaggacctgatCAAGTGCCTGGGAAACACGTACATAGGAAAGTTTAACCTCGACGGAGCGGACCTGAGAGAGAAGGGCTGGAACAGAATAGGAAACCTGCTCCTGCCAAACGAAAACTACTGCGCATTCGAAGACTGGCTGCAGCCAATACTGGACGATATGCACAAGGAGCAGGTGGAAAAGGGAAAGATATGGACGCCCTCGTCGTTCATAGACCTCATGGGAGAGAGAATCAACGACGAGTCCTCGCTGTACTACTGGTGCCACAAGAACAGAATCCCAGTATTCTGCCCAGGACTGACGGACGGGTCGATCGGAGATAACCTGTACTTCCACACGTACAGAAAGGACGCGCCGGACACGCTCTACCTGGACGTGGTGAAGGACGTGAGGACAGTCAACGATCTGGCGGTGAAGTGCAAAAAGTCAGGAATCATCATACTGGGCGGAGGACTGCCGAAGCACCACGTGTGCAACGCGAACCTGATGAGGAACGGAGCCGACTACGCAGTGTACATCTCGACGGCGCAGGAGTACGACGGCTCCGACTCGGGAGCGAACCCGGACGAGGCAGTCTCCTGGGGAAAGATAAAGGCTCACACGGACCCAGTGAAGGTGCACGCGGACGCGTCACTAGTCTTCCCACTGCTGGTGGCAGGAGTCTTCAAAAAGCACGAGAAGAGACAGTACGAATAA
- a CDS encoding uncharacterized protein (AAA ATPase, core domain containing protein) — translation MSENYSSFVSLLNFVPRKLGYSSTDSNMWTVILPPQTMKTLRILHDTAFVLVSQRNNKVFARVHNAVEYGREYSSLKPPNAVATEEFLQNLKVSPNVEVELRFEKVFDVLKASRLTLKYKQSFDPADNTWKCLNNNVKDKLNTKLNANNPALDSKNTSNVTSESNKPAVSEKKLDWCVSSDDSSPFPPVEWYNSLLNGEFNKVIRHSLVGCTLLIGNVVAINLQGYLCRFEVETIYYSNEICSNPLSVSLDTEVSVCLNTEASVIYGAATSAKAKSLLERRAIYGLDEIVETLTTHVFVPLLSNVGADPPTGVILYGPPGCGKTLLAKTIENYYKTMFNTSKELKFKMVHSTDLISEYPGKTELNVNRLLQDLKQSSNYKTICFIDEIDVLCLRRDSYSSDSHSRRILATFLNNMDGVNSNNKNCVIIGMTNCLDTIDDALRRPGRFDLEIEVPVPNQKNRFLILRSMLGKVKHNLNESQIKHVNDFCQAFVGADLKLLVTNAIHAKTSRLKKSGDPGQNGSSSQENEDALTFEDFSNALKVTRPSAMREMYVEVPHVKWSDIGGYEELKKTIKQSVEYPRKFSSLYESLNVQVPRGILLYGPPGCSKTLMAKAICTESHMNFISVKGPEIYDKYVGESERNIRRLFSKARVNSPCVIFFDEIDSVCSDDSSGVGRRVLGTLLNEMDGVSPLKQVLVVGATNRPQDLSKSLLRPGRFDRLIYVPLPDFAARKAIFLINFAKVKVDFHMEDVAHKLASLTHGYSGAEVVSICRQASMYLLNEIIEQYESIPNSTAQSSDLSDKDLSGDGLAADLERLSLSEVTPLSYRHLELALNNSKPMTSQETISFYENFSKANSL, via the exons ATGAGTGAAAATTATTCATCATTTGTTTCGTTACTGAATTTTGTGCCAAGGAAGCTTGGTTATTCTTCCACAGATTCTAACATGTGGACGGTTATTTTGCCTCCGCAGACCATGAAAACGTTGAGGATTCTTCACGATACCGCTTTTGTTCTGGTAAGTCAAAGGAATAATAAGGTGTTTGCAAGGGTACACAATGCCGTCGAGTACGGAAGAGAATATTCCTCTCTAAAACCACCAAACGCAGTTGCAACTGAAGAATTTCTCCAAAATTTGAAGGTTTCACCTAATGTCGAGGTCGAATTAAGATTTGAAAAAGTATTTGATGTTTTGAAAGCAAGTAGGTTGACTTTGAAGTACAAGCAATCATTTGACCCTGCCGACAACACCTGGaagtgtttaaataataatgttaaaGACAagttaaatacaaaattgaaTGCAAATAATCCAGCTTTGGATTCAAAAAATACGAGCAACGTTACTTCTGAATCGAATAAACCTGCTGTTTCTGAGAAGAAACTAGACTGGTGTGTTAGTTCTGATGATTCTTCGCCTTTTCCTCCAGTAGAATGGTATAATTCCCTTTTGAATGGAGAGTTTAATAAGGTAATTAGACACAGTTTGGTAGGATGTACACTTTTAATCGGAAACGTCGTGGCGATTAATTTGCAAGGCTATTTATGTCGATTTGAAGTGGAAACAATTTATTACTCTAATGAGATTTGTTCGAATCCGTTGAGCGTGTCTCTTGATACCGAAGTTTCAGTATGCTTGAATACGGAAGCCAGTGTGATCTATGGCGCAGCTACTTCTGCCAAGGCCAAGAGTCTACTTGAACGCAGAGCCATTTACGGGCTCGATGAGATCGTTGAAACGTTAACCACACATGTTTTTGTGCCTCTTCTTTCAAATGTCGGTGCCGATCCGCCCACCGGTGTTATTTTGTATGGGCCTCCAGGATGTGGAAAGACCCTGCTGGCCAAGACCattgaaaattattataagaCCATGTTTAACACAAGTAAAGaactaaaatttaaaatggtaCATTCCACTGACTTAATAAGCGAATACCCTGGAAAGACTGAGCTTAATGTAAATCGGCTTCTCCAGGATTTAAAACAATCGAGTAACTACAAAACTATTTGCTTTATCGATGAGATAGATGTGCTGTGCTTAAGAAGAGATAGTTATTCATCCGATTCACATTCTAGGAGAATTCTAGCtacttttttaaacaacatGGATGGAGTAAActcaaataataaaaactgtGTTATAATCGGTATGACTAACTGCCTCGACACCATTGACGACGCACTGAGGAGGCCTGGAAGATTCGATTTGGAGATTGAAGTACCAGTGCCTAATCAGAAAAACAGATTTTTGATATTGAGGAGCATGTTAGGCAAAGTTAAGCACAATTTGAACGAGTCCCAGATTAAACACGTTAACGACTTCTGCCAAGCCTTCGTGGGAGCAGACTTGAAATTGCTGGTAACGAATGCCATCCACGCTAAAACGTCCAGGCTCAAAAAGTCAGGTGATCCTGGACAAAATGGGAGTTCGTCTCAGGAAAACGAGGACGCTCTGACCTTTGAAGACTTTTCAAACGCCCTGAAGGTCACGCGGCCCTCAGCCATGAGGGAGATGTACGTGGAGGTGCCTCACGTGAAGTGGTCCGACATCGGCGGCTACGAGGAGCTTAAGAAGACCATCAAGCAGTCGGTGGAGTACCCGAGGAAGTTCTCGAGCCTGTATGAAAGCCTGAACGTCCAGGTTCCCAGGGGCATCCTGCTGTACGGGCCTCCCGGCTGCTCCAAGACCCTCATGGCGAAGGCGATCTGCACCGAGAGCCACATGAACTTCATATCCGTTAAGGGTCCGGAGATATACGACAAATACGTTG GTGAGAGTGAACGGAACATTCGGCGCCTGTTCAGCAAAGCCAGGGTCAACAGCCCCTGTGTGATATTCTTTGACGAAATCGACTCGGTTTGCTCCGACGACTCCTCGGGAGTCGGCAGGAGGGTGCTGGGCACTCTTTTGAACGAGATGGACGGCGTGAGCCCCCTCAAGCAGGTTCTCGTCGTCGGCGCCACCAACCGGCCCCAAGACCTCAGCAAGTCTCTGCTCAGGCCCGGCCGGTTCGACAGGCTCATTTACGTTCCGCTTCCCGACTTCGCGGCCAGGAAGGCGATTTTCCTCATCAACTTTGCGAAGGTCAAGGTCGACTTCCACATGGAGGACGTCGCCCACAAGCTGGCTTCTCTCACCCATGGCTACTCTGGTGCCGAGGTGGTCTCCATCTGCAGGCAGGCCTCGATGTACCTCTTGAATGAAATCATTGAGCAGTACGAGTCTATCCCAAATTCAACTGCACAATCCTCGGACCTGTCTGACAAGGACTTGAGTGGCGACg GGCTCGCGGCCGACTTGGAGAGGCTTTCGCTCTCCGAGGTGACTCCCCTCTCCTACCGTCACCTCGAACTGGCTCTCAACAACTCCAAGCCGATGACCTCCCAGGAGACGATATCGTTTTACGAGAATTTCAGCAAGGCAAACAGCTTGTAG
- a CDS encoding glycylpeptide N-tetradecanoyltransferase 1: MEDNLPDSQTSKEKVEESTPVNGEDTESLSSSLSNLKISVSSNIFDKLQDSNDNKTEELRQKIIQRLSLTHPNLQPIEHKFWDTQLVSKLDEVVTTNDCGPINPNQRVEDVRKDPYPLPSGFEWVMLDITNEEERTQVYTLLNENYVEDGDSLFRFDYKPEFLLWALTTPNYKKEWQIGVRVTSSKLLVGYITAIPVTINIMGKNLKAAEVNFLCIHKKLRTKRLAPVLIKEITRRVNLCGIWQAVYTAGIVIPKPIASCRYWHRPLDIKKLIAARFSGVGKRMTISRAVRIYKVNEVENNEMRPMEKKDVSSLYKLLKDHLNAFKLYQVFTQDEVHHLFLPQEGIIHTYVKSVNGESGRIKPHSGNVTDMCSFYSLPSSVINNPKVDKIRAAYSFYNVAGTMTYKRLMEHALFFAKQKEYDVFNSLDLMQNRHVFEDLKFGMGDGDLHYYMFNYRVPLVRGKRIIDFS; encoded by the exons ATGGAAGATAACCTTCCAGATTCACAAACAAGTAAAGAAAAAGTGGAAGAATCTACTCCTGTGAATGGAGAAGATACGGAATCTCTCTCTAGCTCGCTATCTAACCTGAAAATATCAGTAAGCAGCAACATATTTGACAAATTACAGGATTCTAATGACAACAAGACTGAAGAACTCAGGCAGAAGATAATACAAAGGCTATCTCTGACTCACCCAAATTTGCAACCAATTGAACATAAATTTTGGGACACACAACTAGTCAGCAAATTGGACGAAGTTGTAACAACAAAT GATTGCGGTCCAATAAACCCGAATCAACGTGTGGAGGACGTTAGAAAG GATCCATACCCGCTCCCCTCAGGATTTGAATGGGTAATGCTGGACATAACgaacgaagaagaaagaaCACAA gTATACACACTTCTGAACGAAAACTACGTCGAGGACGGAGATTCGCTGTTCCGGTTTGACTATAAGCCGGAGTTCCTGCTATGGGCACTGACGACACCAAATTATAAGAAGGAGTGGCAAATAGGAGTGAGAGTGACATCGTCGAAACTG TTGGTGGGATACATCACGGCAATCCCAGTGACAATAAACATCATGGGAAAAAACCTGAAGGCAGCAGAAGTCAACTTCCTGTGCATACACAAGAAGCTGAGAACGAAAAGACTGGCGCCAGTGCTGATCAAGGAGATAACAAGAAGAGTTAACCTGTGCGGAATATGGCAAGCA GTGTACACAGCAGGAATCGTCATCCCGAAGCCAATAGCAAGTTGCAGATACTGGCACAGACCGCTTGACataaagaagctgatagcA GCACGCTTCTCAGGAGTGGGAAAAAGAATGACGATAAGCAGAGCAGTGAGAATATACAAGGTGAATGAAGTGGAA AACAACGAAATGAGGCCGATGGAAAAGAAGGACGTGTCGAGTCTCtacaagctgctgaaggaccACCTGAA CGCCTTTAAGCTGTACCAAGTGTTCACACAGGACGAGGTGCACCACCTCTTCCTGCCACAAGAGGGGATCATTCACACGTACGTGAAGTCAGTGAACGGTGAGTCTGGGAGAATAAAACCGCATTCAGGGAACGTGACGGACATGTGCAGCTTCTACTCGCTGCCCTCGAGCGTGATAAACAACCCGAAGGTGGACAAGATACGCGCAGCCTACTCATTCTACAACGTCGCAGGCACGATGACGTACAAGAGGCTGATGGAACACGCACTCTTCTTCGCGAAGCAGAAGGAGTACGACGTGTTCAACTCGCTGGACCTGATGCAAAACAGACACGTGTTCGAG GACCTCAAGTTCGGGATGGGAGACGGAGACCTCCACTACTACATGTTCAACTACCGAGTGCCGCTGGTAAGAGGAAAAAGGATCATAGATTTTAGTTGA